One window from the genome of Salvia miltiorrhiza cultivar Shanhuang (shh) chromosome 7, IMPLAD_Smil_shh, whole genome shotgun sequence encodes:
- the LOC130993197 gene encoding BTB/POZ domain-containing protein At3g19850, producing the protein MSEMCDLQIHINGQHTFFLSERILSKYCGKLRKIIKQEKRRTQIRSSGIDIAQFPGGPAGFELVSRFCYSNGAVPISVSNAALLHCCAVFLGMTEKVSLFNLLTQTEEFLEGIFYWSWSDVVTSLKSCEPFFDYAETCGLVEKLMCALLAKIAQNSDVNFLSVSSSSSSSSPETASSPSSRKPWAWWFQDMTALNPRIIHHFLKALGSYGAENNNLVLTRFLLQYLKSNAGVRPTPAEYGGLADTAVHGVVLIGKSAFSCRGLFWVLKLVSGFGISRESRAALERLIGGMLDQAKLDDLLVSGGGGGGGGVYDVNLVVRLIRLFVYHYDNMSMERMVKVGFLIDMYLGEIGPDPTLRFTKFLAVAESLPDCARDSFDQVYRAIDIYLQAHPSLSLEERSRLCRCLNYEKLSLEACKDLAKNPRIPPRIAIQALSSQRTNVQSESSEFDDESGNKKGKDYQLVVYKNEETETESSSEDKEEMKTNLERMQWRVVELEKVCREMKGQMARMVKLAPQHNRPLPRLC; encoded by the exons ATGTCAGAAATGTGCGATCTCCAAATTCACATCAATGGCCAACACACATTCTTCCTCTCCGAG AGGATTCTATCCAAGTATTGTGGGAAATTGAGGAAGATAATCAAGCAAGAGAAGAGAAGAACTCAGATCAGGAGCTCCGGCATCGACATCGCCCAATTCCCCGGCGGTCCCGCAGGATTCGAACTCGTTTCAAGGTTCTGCTACAGCAACGGCGCCGTCCCCATCAGCGTCTCCAACGCCGCGCTCTTGCATTGCTGCGCGGTTTTTCTCGGCATGACCGAGAAGGTCTCATTATTCAATCTTTTGACTCAGACGGAAGAGTTCCTGGAAGGAATCTTCTACTGGTCATGGAGCGACGTGGTGACCAGCCTCAAGAGCTGCGAGCCTTTCTTCGACTACGCCGAGACGTGCGGCCTAGTTGAGAAGCTCATGTGCGCTCTGCTAGCGAAGATCGCGCAGAATTCCGATGTCAATTTCCTCTCCGTCTCGTCATCCTCGTCTTCCTCCTCGCCGGAGACAGCGAGCTCGCCGTCGTCTCGGAAACCCTGGGCATGGTGGTTCCAGGATATGACAGCTTTGAATCCGAGAATCATACACCATTTTCTCAAGGCATTAGGCTCGTACGGAGCTGAAAACAACAACCTAGTCCTCACAAGGTTCCTACTGCAATATCTCAAAAGCAACGCCGGCGTTAGGCCTACTCCGGCGGAGTACGGCGGGCTGGCCGACACCGCCGTGCACGGGGTGGTGCTGATCGGAAAGAGTGCATTCTCGTGCAGGGGGCTGTTTTGGGTGCTGAAGCTAGTCTCCGGGTTCGGGATCAGCCGGGAGAGCAGGGCGGCGCTGGAGCGGCTGATCGGAGGGATGCTCGATCAGGCGAAGCTAGACGACTTGCTGGtgtccggcggcggcggaggcggaggcggagtgTATGATGTGAATTTGGTGGTGAGGTTGATCAGATTGTTCGTGTATCACTATGATAACATGTCAATGGAGAGGATGGTGAAAGTAGGGTTTCTGATTGATATGTATTTGGGGGAGATTGGGCCTGATCCTACCCTCAGATTCACTAAGTTTCTTGCTGTTGCTGAGAGTTTGCCTGATTGTGCAAGGGATTCTTTTGATCAAGTTTATAGAGCAATTGATATATATCTTCAG GCTCATCCCTCTCTTTCATTAGAGGAGAGATCAAGATTGTGTAGATGTCTAAACTACGAGAAGCTAAGCCTGGAAGCCTGCAAGGACCTGGCCAAGAACCCGCGAATACCTCCAAGAATCGCGATCCAAGCACTGTCCTCTCAACGTACCAATGTGCAGAGTGAGAGCAGTGAATTTGATGACGAGTCGGGCAACAAGAAAGGGAAGGATTATCAGCTGGTGGTGTACAAAAATGAGGAGACTGAGACGGAGAGCTCGAGCGAAGACAAGGAGGAGATGAAAACGAACCTGGAGAGGATGCAGTGGAGAGTGGTGGAACTGGAGAAAGTGTGCAGAGAGATGAAGGGTCAGATGGCAAGAATGGTGAAGCTTGCTCCTCAACATAATAGACCACTTCCCAGATTGTGCTAA
- the LOC130993198 gene encoding uncharacterized protein LOC130993198 isoform X1, giving the protein MAAAAAAGLTSSILRIKASSSTYTKSRRVRRPQNVDGDLFVDNTCIDCDTCRWMAPEIFNRQDGMSAVLKQPACHEERIRALQALLSCPTNSIHTEQPPRDILAVHKTFPIPIDEHKIQGVYHCGYHSDKSYGATSYFIERPEGNILIDSPRYTERLSSNIKKMGGVRFMFLTHKDDVADHDKWSKELGCSRILHSEEVCDSTADVEIKLEGNGPWTLGSDITLIHTPGHTKGSVCLLDRTRKVLFTGDHLLMDEFGWSIIEQYNWFSVSEQLKSVQKLLELDFEWILPGHGRRASFNNAQEKDMVLQAFLATKGFQG; this is encoded by the exons atggcggcggcggcggcggcgggactGACGTCTTCGATTTTGCGCATCAAAGCTTCGTCCAGCACTTACACCAAGAGTAGGAGAGTTCGACGCCCGCAAAATGTCGACGGAGACTTGTTCGTCG ATAACACATGCATAGACTGTGACACTTGTCGTTGGATGGCTCCG GAAATATTCAATAGACAGGATGGCATGTCTGCAGTACTTAAACAGCCGGCATGCCATGAAGAGAGAATCAGAGCTCTTCAG GCATTACTTTCGTGTCCGACCAACTCAATCCACACAGAACAGCCTCCTCGTGATATTTTAGCAGTTCATAAAACATTCCCGATTCCAATCGATGAACACAAAATTCAG GGAGTATACCACTGTGGTTACCACTCTGACAAATCATATGGAGCAACGTCCTATTTTATTGAACGACCCGAAGGGAATATATTAATAGACAG TCCTAGATACACAGAGAGACTATCCAGCAATATCAAGAAGATGGGTGGAGTCCGCTTCATGTTTCTCACCCACAA GGATGATGTTGCAGATCATGATAAGTGGTCAAAGGAGCTGGGTTGTTCTAGGATTCTTCATTCAGAAGAA GTGTGTGATTCAACAGCTGATGTGGAGATCAAGCTTGAGGGGAACGGCCCTTGGACCCTTGGCAGTGACATCACACTTATACACACCCCAGGACACACAAAA GGATCTGTCTGCTTACTCGACAGAACTAGGAAGGTCCTCTTTACCGGTGACCATCTTTTGATGGATGAATTTGGATGGAGCATAATAGAACAATACAACTGGTTTTCAG TTTCTGAACAATTGAAGAGCGTTCAGAAGTTGCTTGAGTTGGATTTTGAATGGATACTACCTG GACATGGGAGGAGAGCATCATTTAATAATGCCCAGGAGAAAGATATGGTGTTGCAAGCTTTCTTGGCTACCAAAGGTTTTCAGGGGTAG
- the LOC130993198 gene encoding uncharacterized protein LOC130993198 isoform X2 — MAAAAAAGLTSSILRIKASSSTYTKSRRVRRPQNVDGDLFVDNTCIDCDTCRWMAPALLSCPTNSIHTEQPPRDILAVHKTFPIPIDEHKIQGVYHCGYHSDKSYGATSYFIERPEGNILIDSPRYTERLSSNIKKMGGVRFMFLTHKDDVADHDKWSKELGCSRILHSEEVCDSTADVEIKLEGNGPWTLGSDITLIHTPGHTKGSVCLLDRTRKVLFTGDHLLMDEFGWSIIEQYNWFSVSEQLKSVQKLLELDFEWILPGHGRRASFNNAQEKDMVLQAFLATKGFQG, encoded by the exons atggcggcggcggcggcggcgggactGACGTCTTCGATTTTGCGCATCAAAGCTTCGTCCAGCACTTACACCAAGAGTAGGAGAGTTCGACGCCCGCAAAATGTCGACGGAGACTTGTTCGTCG ATAACACATGCATAGACTGTGACACTTGTCGTTGGATGGCTCCG GCATTACTTTCGTGTCCGACCAACTCAATCCACACAGAACAGCCTCCTCGTGATATTTTAGCAGTTCATAAAACATTCCCGATTCCAATCGATGAACACAAAATTCAG GGAGTATACCACTGTGGTTACCACTCTGACAAATCATATGGAGCAACGTCCTATTTTATTGAACGACCCGAAGGGAATATATTAATAGACAG TCCTAGATACACAGAGAGACTATCCAGCAATATCAAGAAGATGGGTGGAGTCCGCTTCATGTTTCTCACCCACAA GGATGATGTTGCAGATCATGATAAGTGGTCAAAGGAGCTGGGTTGTTCTAGGATTCTTCATTCAGAAGAA GTGTGTGATTCAACAGCTGATGTGGAGATCAAGCTTGAGGGGAACGGCCCTTGGACCCTTGGCAGTGACATCACACTTATACACACCCCAGGACACACAAAA GGATCTGTCTGCTTACTCGACAGAACTAGGAAGGTCCTCTTTACCGGTGACCATCTTTTGATGGATGAATTTGGATGGAGCATAATAGAACAATACAACTGGTTTTCAG TTTCTGAACAATTGAAGAGCGTTCAGAAGTTGCTTGAGTTGGATTTTGAATGGATACTACCTG GACATGGGAGGAGAGCATCATTTAATAATGCCCAGGAGAAAGATATGGTGTTGCAAGCTTTCTTGGCTACCAAAGGTTTTCAGGGGTAG
- the LOC130993196 gene encoding uncharacterized protein LOC130993196 isoform X1: MVAMMMPQHQNHGNPPPNSAAAGSIRSPQNHHLPSPSPLSLDAPCRVRLADILPYDGAPMAPYLRAVDALSASLMRHNAAVIELGSEDAALLRCALESARLYFRTRKGGRGVYTYRAGRPLEDVDSSPPCLSDIFRCMGRAARAALCAISRHLRLRSDVFNHLLDDSPLPTSEPSSSILVATFSQISSQPGKIAPVGGKLASNCEVEKGLLMLVSSDAPGFQVCDPNGRWYQADGSLSPGDLLLLTGKALSHATAGLRHAASYRIISDNFLIPPCGGRTSLAFRLMPQSSAILDCTPIAAAGHVIPQSYVPVSVSQFMDDLSAEEEVLCNHADYVPADNLNREPSLRSVLSDPISGAYLEDAMLVSCGHSFGGLMLRKVIETSRCTLCNGEIDSGSLIPNHALRAAAVAVKQEDDRRLFHNAALRKRRKEANEHRENGDITSENGSHRGVQYPFSVNEKVIIRGNRRTPDKFVGKEAVITSQCLNGWYLLKIIETGENVRLQYRSLRKIPGSNDSENRCVSEPVQSSS; this comes from the exons ATGGTGGCGATGATGATGCCTCAGCATCAGAATCACGGCAATCCGCCGCCGAATTCCGCCGCCGCTGGTAGTATTAGATCCCCCCAGAACCACCACCTCCCTTCGCcgtcccctctctctctcgacgcGCCCTGCAGAGTTCGCCTCGCCGACATCTTGCCCTACGATGGAGCTCCCATGGCTCCCTACTTGAGGGCCGTGGATGCCTTGTCCGCCTCCCTCATGCGCCACAACGCCGCAGTCATTGAGCTCGGCTCCGAAGATGCTGCGTTGCTCCGCTGCGCCCTGGAGTCCGCCCGCCTCTACTTCCGCACCAGGAAGGGCGGCCGAGGGGTTTATACCTACAGGGCTGGAAG GCCTCTGGAAGATGTAGATTCATCCCCACCATGCTTGTCTGACATCTTCAGATGCATGGGAAGGGCAGCTCGTGCTGCTTTATGTGCTATATCTAGGCATCTTCGGCTGCGAAGCGA CGTATTCAATCACTTGCTTGATGATAGCCCATTGCCTACTAGCGAGCCGTCTTCATCAATTCTTGTTGCAACATTTTCCCAGATATCCTCTCAGccagggaaaattgcacctgtGGGAGGGAAACTTGCTTCAAATTGTGAAGTGGAGAAGGGTTTGTTAATGCTGGTATCCTCAGATGCTCCTGGTTTTCAG GTTTGTGACCCCAATGGGCGTTGGTACCAAGCAGATGGTAGCTTGTCTCCTGGGGACCTTTTGCTTCTAACAGGAAAGGCTCTCAGCCATGCCACCGCAGGACTTCGGCATGCTGCTTCCTATCGGATCATTTCTGATAACTTTCTGATCCCACCTTGTGGTGGAAG GACATCACTGGCATTTAGGCTAATGCCACAAAGCAGTGCAATTTTGGATTGTACACCAATTGCAGCAGCTGGGCATGTGATTCCTCAAAGCTATGTGCCAGTATCTGTAAGCCAGTTCATGGATGATCTCTCTGCCGAGGAAGAAGTATTGTGTAATCATGCTGATTAT GTACCTGCAGATAATTTAAATAGGGAGCCATCACTAAGAAGTGTGCTCTCAGATCCCATATC TGGCGCGTACCTTGAGGATGCTATGCTAGTTTCTTGCGGACATTCATTTGGTGGTCTTATGCTGAGAAAAGTCATAGAAACT TCTAGATGCACGCTCTGCAATGGAGAAATTGATTCTGGGTCATTGATCCCTAATCACG CTTTGAGAGCTGCAGCTGTAGCAGTCAAGCAAGAGGATGACCGCAGACTATTCCATAATGCAGCTCTGAGGAAACGCAGGAAAGAAGCAAATGAGCATAGG GAAAATGGTGATATTACTTCAGAAAATGGATCGCATAGAGGTGTGCAATATCCTTTCTCAGTTAATGAGAAGGTTATTATCAGG GGCAACAGGCGGACGCCCGATAAGTTTGTTGGAAAGGAAGCAGTGATAACTTCACAATGTCTTAATGGCTG GTATTTGCTTAAGATTATCGAGACTGGAGAAAATGTCCGTCTACAATACCGGTCCTTGAGAAAAATTCCAGGTTCCAATGATTCAGAGAACAGGTGTGTATCTGAACCAGTTCAGAGTAGCAGCTGA
- the LOC130993199 gene encoding uracil-DNA glycosylase, mitochondrial, producing the protein MAAPGKTLIDFFQQPAAKRLKRVSPPPHKDDAAAASSMSTMSISPEQKRRMEYNKALALSKRNLKLCSDKLSKAVATGVGYVKLEELLVEQTWSEVLSGELQKPYARKLCEFVETEICGSTPIYPPQHLIFNALNTTPFDCVKAVIIGQDPYHGPGQAMGLSFSVPEGIKVPSSLQNIYKELQKDMGCTIPSNGNLEKWAIQGVLLLNAVLTVRQHQANSHAKKGWEQFTDAVIGAISQKRRGVVFILWGNYAQAKSRLIDESKHYILKSAHPSGLSANRGFFGCRHFSRTNQILEKMGVSPIDWQL; encoded by the exons CCTGGCAAAACCCTAATCGACTTCTTCCAGCAACCGGCGGCGAAGCGCCTCAAGAGAGTCTCTCCGCCTCCTCATAAGGACGACGCTGCCGCCGCTTCCTCCATGTCAACGATGTCCATTTCGCCGGAGCAGAAGCGGAGGATGGAATACAACAAAGCCCTCGCCTTGTCCAAGCGGAACCTCAAACTCTGCTCTGATAAACTATCCAAGGCAGTTGCTACAG GGGTGGGGTACGTAAAGTTGGAGGAGCTACTGGTGGAGCAGACCTGGTCAGAAGTGCTATCTGGCGAGCTGCAAAAGCCTTATGCAAGAAAGTTGTGTGAATTTGTGGAGACTGAAATATGTGGTAGCACACCAATTTACCCTCCCCAGCATCTGATTTTTAATGCTCTTAACACCACCCCATTTGACTGTGTAAAGGCAGTTATTATTGGACAG GACCCATACCATGGACCAGGCCAAGCAATGGGCCTCTCTTTCTCTGTGCCGGAAGGCATCAAAGTCCCTTCAAGTCTTCAAAACATATATAAAGAGCTCCAGAAAGATATGGGATGTACAATTCCATCTAATGGGAATCTTGAAAAATGGGCTATACAG GGTGTCCTGCTGTTAAATGCTGTTCTAACAG ttaGACAGCATCAGGCTAACTCTCATGCCAAAAAAGGGTGGGAGCAGTTTACTGATGCTGTAATTGGAGCAATTTCACAGAAAAGAAGAGGAGTTGTTTTCATCCTTTGGGGAAACTATGCCCAGGCGAAATCCCG GCTGATAGATGAATCAAAGCACTATATTCTCAAATCAGCACATCCTTCAGGTTTATCTGCAAACAGGGGCTTCTTTGGATGCAG GCACTTTTCTCGGACAAACCAGATCTTGGAGAAAATGGGAGTGTCTCCAATAGATTGGCAGCTGTAG
- the LOC130993196 gene encoding uncharacterized protein LOC130993196 isoform X2: MVAMMMPQHQNHGNPPPNSAAAGSIRSPQNHHLPSPSPLSLDAPCRVRLADILPYDGAPMAPYLRAVDALSASLMRHNAAVIELGSEDAALLRCALESARLYFRTRKGGRGVYTYRAGRPLEDVDSSPPCLSDIFRCMGRAARAALCAISRHLRLRSDVFNHLLDDSPLPTSEPSSSILVATFSQISSQPGKIAPVGGKLASNCEVEKGLLMLVSSDAPGFQVCDPNGRWYQADGSLSPGDLLLLTGKALSHATAGLRHAASYRIISDNFLIPPCGGRTSLAFRLMPQSSAILDCTPIAAAGHVIPQSYVPVSVSQFMDDLSAEEEVLCNHADYVPADNLNREPSLRSVLSDPISGAYLEDAMLVSCGHSFGGLMLRKVIETSRCTLCNGEIDSGSLIPNHALRAAAVAVKQEDDRRLFHNAALRKRRKEANEHRNSNVTCGFIACQ, from the exons ATGGTGGCGATGATGATGCCTCAGCATCAGAATCACGGCAATCCGCCGCCGAATTCCGCCGCCGCTGGTAGTATTAGATCCCCCCAGAACCACCACCTCCCTTCGCcgtcccctctctctctcgacgcGCCCTGCAGAGTTCGCCTCGCCGACATCTTGCCCTACGATGGAGCTCCCATGGCTCCCTACTTGAGGGCCGTGGATGCCTTGTCCGCCTCCCTCATGCGCCACAACGCCGCAGTCATTGAGCTCGGCTCCGAAGATGCTGCGTTGCTCCGCTGCGCCCTGGAGTCCGCCCGCCTCTACTTCCGCACCAGGAAGGGCGGCCGAGGGGTTTATACCTACAGGGCTGGAAG GCCTCTGGAAGATGTAGATTCATCCCCACCATGCTTGTCTGACATCTTCAGATGCATGGGAAGGGCAGCTCGTGCTGCTTTATGTGCTATATCTAGGCATCTTCGGCTGCGAAGCGA CGTATTCAATCACTTGCTTGATGATAGCCCATTGCCTACTAGCGAGCCGTCTTCATCAATTCTTGTTGCAACATTTTCCCAGATATCCTCTCAGccagggaaaattgcacctgtGGGAGGGAAACTTGCTTCAAATTGTGAAGTGGAGAAGGGTTTGTTAATGCTGGTATCCTCAGATGCTCCTGGTTTTCAG GTTTGTGACCCCAATGGGCGTTGGTACCAAGCAGATGGTAGCTTGTCTCCTGGGGACCTTTTGCTTCTAACAGGAAAGGCTCTCAGCCATGCCACCGCAGGACTTCGGCATGCTGCTTCCTATCGGATCATTTCTGATAACTTTCTGATCCCACCTTGTGGTGGAAG GACATCACTGGCATTTAGGCTAATGCCACAAAGCAGTGCAATTTTGGATTGTACACCAATTGCAGCAGCTGGGCATGTGATTCCTCAAAGCTATGTGCCAGTATCTGTAAGCCAGTTCATGGATGATCTCTCTGCCGAGGAAGAAGTATTGTGTAATCATGCTGATTAT GTACCTGCAGATAATTTAAATAGGGAGCCATCACTAAGAAGTGTGCTCTCAGATCCCATATC TGGCGCGTACCTTGAGGATGCTATGCTAGTTTCTTGCGGACATTCATTTGGTGGTCTTATGCTGAGAAAAGTCATAGAAACT TCTAGATGCACGCTCTGCAATGGAGAAATTGATTCTGGGTCATTGATCCCTAATCACG CTTTGAGAGCTGCAGCTGTAGCAGTCAAGCAAGAGGATGACCGCAGACTATTCCATAATGCAGCTCTGAGGAAACGCAGGAAAGAAGCAAATGAGCATAGG AACTCCAATGTCACATGTGGTTTTATAGCATGTCAATAA